One Struthio camelus isolate bStrCam1 chromosome 28, bStrCam1.hap1, whole genome shotgun sequence genomic region harbors:
- the NEUROD4 gene encoding neurogenic differentiation factor 4, with protein MTKTYAKPKEMAELVSSQAWMDETLSCKDELKEEDGRQGPFGLMASLNEEHDSIEEEEEEEDDGDKPKRRGPKKKKMTKARLERFRARRVKANARERTRMHGLNDALDNLRRVMPCYSKTQKLSKIETLRLARNYIWALSEVLETGQTPEGKSFVEMLCKGLSQPTSNLVAGCLQLGPQTLFLEKHEEKSPVCESAISSHSFSYQTPGLPSPPYGTMETHLLHLKPPTFKSLVDPSFGSHPSDCTTPPYEGPLTPPLSISGNFSLKQDGSPDLDKSYTFMAHYPSVSLSGTHGHASHFQNTVPRYEIPIDMSYESYPHHVAGPQLNAIFNE; from the coding sequence ATGACGAAGACTTATGCCAAGCCCAAAGAGATGGCAGAGCTAGTGAGCAGCCAGGCCTGGATGGATGAAACACTGAGCTGCAAAGACGAGCTGAAGGAAGAGGACGGCAGGCAAGGTCCCTTTGGATTGATGGCTAGCTTGAATGAAGAACATGACAGCattgaggaagaagaggaggaagaagatgatgGAGACAAGCCGAAGAGAAGAGgaccaaagaagaagaaaatgaccaAGGCAAGGCTGGAGCGGTTCAGGGCCCGTCGGGTGAAGGCCAATGCCCGTGAGCGAACTCGGATGCATGGTCTGAATGATGCTCTTGATAACCTGAGGAGGGTGATGCCCTGTTACTCCAAGACTCAGAAGCTATCCAAGATCGAGACACTGAGGCTTGCAAGGAACTACATCTGGGCTCTGTCTGAGGTACTTGAAACCGGGCAAACTCCTGAAGGGAAGAGCTTTGTGGAGATGCTCTGCAAAGGCTTGTCCCAACCGACCAGTAACCTAGTGGCTGGCTGTCTGCAGCTGGGACCACAGACCTTGTTCCTAGAGAAACATGAAGAGAAGTCCCCAGTGTGTGAGTCGGCCATATCCAGCCATTCCTTTAGTTACCAGACCCCAGGGCTCCCAAGCCCACCCTATGGGACTATGGAAACGCACCTGCTGCATTTAAAGCCCCCGACCTTCAAGAGTTTGGTGGATCCTTCTTTTGGAAGCCATCCCTCTGACTGCACCACTCCCCCCTATGAAGGTCCCCTGACACCACCCTTGAGCATCAGTGGTAACTTCTCCTTGAAGCAAGATGGGTCTCCAGACCTGGATAAATCCTACACCTTCATGGCCCACTATCCCTCCGTCAGCCTGTCTGGAACACATGGACATGCGTCTCACTTCCAAAACACAGTACCCCGCTATGAGATCCCCATAGACATGAGCTATGAGTCCTACCCACACCACGTGGCTGGGCCTCAGCTCAATGCCATATTTAATGAATAA